A single genomic interval of Agarivorans aestuarii harbors:
- a CDS encoding LysR family transcriptional regulator: MQNDIPKYNLLAAFAAVMEHGSLSKAAEYLNTNQSTISTMLGRLKNEVQQELFIRSGRGVAPTNYSVNLYAQIQEPLQQLNNVFQSFGHFDAASSKRNFVVTAPEHLQWVLLDQFAQIPNKHLSLEIFDQPEYEENMYELLITQEYDAMIDILPPKDPSLACQKLFDGDFVVVCSKAHPRIQGSLSEAQYMQEEHAVLERKRKRQYTISHYTNIDLSKRRVAYHGRSLFSNIIMCSQSHYLTAVPLSMALQFEERLQLQVFRPPFEFRSVSNYLIWPKKVSQDPAHAWLRNKLIDISAKIEQYMQKNFV; encoded by the coding sequence ATGCAAAACGATATCCCCAAATACAATCTACTAGCAGCTTTTGCCGCGGTAATGGAGCACGGCAGTTTAAGTAAAGCTGCAGAGTACCTAAATACTAATCAGTCAACCATTTCTACCATGCTGGGGCGCCTTAAAAATGAGGTACAGCAGGAGCTTTTTATTCGTAGCGGTCGCGGTGTAGCGCCCACCAACTACTCGGTGAACCTTTACGCACAAATCCAAGAACCCTTGCAGCAGCTTAATAATGTATTTCAATCTTTCGGGCATTTTGATGCAGCGAGTTCGAAGAGAAATTTTGTCGTCACTGCGCCTGAGCATTTGCAGTGGGTACTGCTCGACCAATTTGCCCAAATTCCCAATAAACACTTAAGCCTAGAGATATTTGACCAACCCGAATATGAAGAAAATATGTATGAGTTGCTGATTACTCAAGAATACGACGCGATGATCGATATTCTCCCTCCCAAAGACCCTAGCTTAGCCTGCCAAAAGCTGTTTGACGGAGACTTTGTAGTGGTATGCAGTAAAGCTCACCCACGAATTCAAGGCAGCTTATCCGAAGCGCAATATATGCAGGAAGAGCATGCGGTATTAGAAAGAAAAAGAAAGCGGCAATACACCATTAGCCATTACACCAACATCGACTTAAGCAAAAGGCGAGTGGCTTATCATGGGCGTTCCTTGTTTAGCAACATCATTATGTGTAGCCAAAGTCACTACCTCACTGCAGTGCCTCTATCTATGGCTTTACAATTTGAAGAACGGCTACAGTTGCAAGTGTTTAGGCCACCATTTGAGTTTAGAAGCGTATCCAACTACCTTATTTGGCCGAAAAAAGTTAGCCAAGATCCAGCTCATGCTTGGCTAAGAAACAAGTTAATCGATATTTCAGCCAAAATCGAACAGTACATGCAAAAGAATTTCGTCTAG
- a CDS encoding DUF3360 family protein — protein sequence MSSKNKTFYRDMRRKAQEFDNREEFLNHDLKIMSFRRWGIHLPLRDYSIEIEDWVPALAATIGKVVMVTAMVAAFAAQFGLSPEFVAENVRYELLIAGALFVILFSAILNPNANLAGTHGPMIPLIPLIAAAGGHPLALGLMVCVFGLILAYTKGGSKLMTLTGVGVRGGLLIYLGAVGLIGQINKTEAWASAGNQGYISFAVIGVTVLVYAYLAKVGKRWLAIPLCSALAGIVAYVCGADFAFTTAPGLPHFSPFYWWGEDTGWQLGWPNLQHFIAVIPFALLAVAMWSPDYLGHRVFQELNYPKEAKGVLMDVDDTMVGASVRQGVGALLGGGNLASSWGTYMIPAAIAKRPIPGGALLTGILCVLASVLGYPMDLAMWEPVLRVALIVGVFLPLLEAGMQMIHKHKDSLSAGICIFACAFVNPVFGWATTMLLDNMGLIGDHERAKELSAKDKYLIPGIAFVICVGSLAMVGQLPGIPALIGN from the coding sequence ATGTCTAGTAAGAACAAGACATTCTATAGAGATATGCGCCGAAAAGCGCAGGAATTCGACAACCGTGAAGAATTTTTGAACCACGATCTCAAAATTATGAGTTTTCGTCGCTGGGGGATCCATTTACCACTGCGAGATTACAGCATTGAGATTGAGGATTGGGTTCCAGCCTTAGCCGCCACCATTGGTAAAGTAGTGATGGTAACCGCAATGGTTGCCGCGTTTGCCGCGCAATTTGGCTTATCGCCAGAGTTTGTTGCCGAAAACGTACGTTATGAGCTGCTTATTGCCGGCGCCTTATTTGTAATTTTGTTCTCTGCTATTTTAAACCCCAATGCAAACTTGGCCGGTACTCATGGGCCAATGATCCCCTTAATTCCATTAATTGCCGCCGCAGGAGGACACCCACTCGCGCTGGGTTTAATGGTGTGTGTATTTGGTTTGATTTTGGCTTATACCAAGGGGGGCTCTAAGTTAATGACACTAACCGGGGTTGGTGTTAGAGGGGGCTTGTTGATTTACCTTGGTGCTGTTGGTTTAATTGGTCAAATTAACAAAACCGAAGCTTGGGCGTCAGCTGGAAACCAAGGTTACATATCGTTTGCGGTGATTGGCGTTACCGTTTTAGTGTATGCCTATTTAGCAAAAGTAGGTAAACGTTGGTTAGCTATTCCGCTTTGTTCAGCTTTAGCAGGCATTGTTGCCTATGTATGTGGAGCAGATTTTGCCTTTACCACCGCACCTGGCTTACCGCATTTCAGTCCGTTTTACTGGTGGGGTGAAGATACTGGTTGGCAATTAGGTTGGCCGAATCTTCAGCACTTCATTGCGGTTATTCCTTTTGCCTTGCTTGCGGTAGCTATGTGGTCTCCAGACTATTTAGGTCACCGTGTATTCCAAGAGCTTAATTATCCGAAAGAAGCCAAAGGCGTGTTAATGGATGTGGATGACACCATGGTGGGTGCATCTGTGCGTCAAGGTGTTGGTGCATTATTGGGCGGAGGTAACTTAGCCTCATCGTGGGGAACCTACATGATCCCTGCAGCTATTGCTAAGCGCCCGATTCCTGGTGGCGCTTTGCTAACGGGTATCTTGTGTGTATTGGCATCGGTACTTGGTTATCCTATGGACTTAGCCATGTGGGAGCCAGTGTTGCGTGTTGCTCTTATCGTTGGGGTGTTCTTGCCTTTGCTTGAAGCTGGCATGCAAATGATTCACAAGCACAAAGATTCTTTAAGTGCCGGTATTTGTATTTTTGCCTGTGCCTTTGTTAACCCAGTGTTTGGTTGGGCCACTACCATGCTCCTAGATAACATGGGGTTAATTGGCGACCATGAGCGCGCTAAAGAACTATCGGCTAAAGATAAGTACCTTATTCCGGGCATAGCCTTTGTGATTTGTGTGGGTTCGCTAGCGATGGTGGGTCAGCTTCCTGGCATTCCAGCTTTAATTGGTAATTAA